Proteins from a single region of Haloterrigena alkaliphila:
- a CDS encoding glycosyltransferase family 4 protein, whose amino-acid sequence MKISHYFELEDHVTGGIRESVAHQRKMLDRLDLRYTTKPTLSADVLHCNLMGPRSVWYARRARSRGVPVVAHTHVTAEDFGDSFRFTNTLAKPLKPYLEWAYGLADALICPSEYNRKLIETYADAPTTVVSNGVDREKLEGFESLEAEYRERYDLEAPTVFLVGHVIKRKGLETFVELARRLPDLDFAWFGPIDRRLKGRETTRLIDDSPDNCTFTGYVDDIRGAYAAGDIFCFPTHEENEGIALLEAMTAGKPVLVRDIETFSWLEDGEDCLKVAGGVDAFVDALDRLEDPERRRRLGSNAAERSEAFSLDSVANQYRTLYSEVA is encoded by the coding sequence ATGAAGATCAGCCACTACTTCGAGCTCGAGGACCACGTCACCGGCGGCATCCGCGAATCCGTCGCCCACCAGCGAAAGATGCTGGACCGGCTGGATCTGCGGTACACGACTAAGCCGACGCTGTCGGCCGACGTCCTCCACTGTAACCTCATGGGCCCGCGCTCGGTCTGGTACGCGAGGCGGGCGCGCTCGCGGGGCGTCCCCGTCGTCGCCCACACGCACGTCACCGCCGAGGACTTCGGGGACAGCTTTCGCTTCACAAATACCCTCGCGAAACCCCTGAAACCGTACCTCGAGTGGGCCTACGGGCTGGCCGACGCGCTGATCTGTCCGTCGGAGTACAATCGCAAACTGATCGAGACGTACGCCGACGCGCCGACGACCGTCGTCTCGAACGGCGTCGACCGCGAGAAACTCGAGGGGTTCGAGTCCCTCGAGGCCGAGTACCGCGAGCGCTACGACCTCGAGGCGCCGACCGTCTTCCTCGTCGGGCACGTCATCAAGCGCAAGGGACTCGAGACGTTCGTCGAACTGGCTCGACGGCTCCCCGATCTGGACTTCGCGTGGTTCGGGCCGATCGACCGCCGGCTGAAGGGCCGGGAGACGACCCGGCTGATCGACGACTCGCCCGACAACTGCACGTTCACCGGGTACGTCGACGACATCCGCGGCGCGTACGCGGCGGGCGATATCTTCTGTTTCCCCACCCACGAGGAGAACGAGGGGATCGCGCTGCTCGAGGCGATGACCGCCGGCAAGCCGGTCCTCGTCCGCGACATCGAGACGTTCTCGTGGCTCGAGGACGGCGAGGACTGCCTGAAGGTCGCGGGCGGCGTCGACGCGTTCGTCGACGCGCTCGACCGACTCGAGGACCCCGAGCGACGCCGTCGCCTCGGATCGAACGCGGCCGAGCGGAGCGAGGCGTTCTCGCTCGATTCGGTCGCGAACCAGTACCGGACGCTCTACAGCGAGGTGGCCTGA
- a CDS encoding sulfatase, with product MDETQQSNVLFVVLDTVRKDRLEPYGYDRGTTPELSRFAEEATVFESAVAPAPWTLPVHASLFTGRYPSQHGADQGSPYLDDETTLASVLSAAGYDTACYSSNAWITPYTGLTDGFEEQDSFFEVLPGDVLSGPLASAWQAVNDNDYLRELASKLVHLGAMAHSKLASGEGADSKTPSVIDRTKSFIDDSDSDEGWFAFINLMDAHLPYYPPEAYREEFAPGVNPDDVCQNSKEYNSGARDIDDEEWEAIRGLYDAEIAHMDAELGRLFDWLRETGQWEETTVVVCADHGELHGEHDLYGHEFALYDQLINVPLLVKHPALEADRREDLVELLDCYHTVLDALETDPATAVETPGDGDAVALDPTRSLLSSEYRDFEGAETPDLGQRAVLGSSEVSDDGEERSPSSDRTQSDDDGEGDYAFVEYAQPVIELHHLEEKASEAGIDLPDDHRAYSRLRAARSTDAKYVRADRIPDEGYRLDEDPAESTALDPADDDVVAAAERALARFEAAAGGAWDDPTETDADQADALAEADEETRDRLRELGYLE from the coding sequence ATGGACGAGACGCAGCAGTCGAACGTGCTCTTCGTCGTGCTGGATACGGTCCGAAAGGACCGCCTCGAGCCGTACGGCTACGATCGGGGGACGACGCCCGAACTCTCCCGGTTCGCCGAGGAGGCGACCGTCTTCGAGTCGGCGGTCGCGCCCGCGCCGTGGACGCTCCCGGTTCACGCCTCGCTGTTCACCGGCCGGTATCCGAGTCAGCACGGGGCCGATCAGGGGAGTCCGTACCTCGACGACGAGACGACCCTCGCGTCGGTCCTCTCGGCGGCCGGCTACGACACGGCGTGTTACTCCTCGAACGCCTGGATCACCCCCTACACCGGCCTCACCGACGGCTTCGAGGAGCAGGACTCGTTCTTCGAGGTGCTCCCCGGCGACGTCCTCTCGGGGCCGCTGGCCAGCGCGTGGCAGGCCGTCAACGACAACGACTACCTCCGCGAGCTGGCGTCGAAGCTGGTCCACCTCGGCGCGATGGCCCACTCCAAGCTCGCCAGCGGCGAGGGAGCGGACTCGAAGACGCCCTCGGTGATCGACCGGACGAAGTCGTTCATCGACGACAGCGACAGCGACGAGGGCTGGTTCGCCTTCATTAACCTGATGGACGCTCACCTGCCCTACTATCCGCCCGAGGCGTACCGCGAGGAGTTCGCGCCCGGCGTGAACCCCGACGACGTCTGCCAGAACTCCAAGGAGTACAACTCCGGCGCGCGCGACATCGACGACGAGGAGTGGGAGGCCATCCGCGGCCTCTACGACGCCGAGATCGCCCACATGGACGCCGAACTCGGCCGCCTGTTCGACTGGCTGCGCGAGACCGGCCAGTGGGAGGAGACGACCGTCGTGGTCTGTGCCGACCACGGCGAACTCCACGGCGAACACGACCTCTACGGCCACGAGTTCGCCCTCTACGACCAGCTGATCAACGTCCCGCTGCTGGTCAAACACCCCGCGCTCGAGGCCGATCGGCGCGAGGACCTCGTCGAGTTGCTCGACTGCTATCACACCGTGCTGGACGCGCTCGAGACAGACCCGGCGACCGCAGTCGAGACGCCGGGGGACGGCGACGCGGTCGCGCTCGACCCGACGCGCTCGCTGCTCTCGAGCGAGTACCGCGACTTCGAGGGCGCCGAAACGCCGGATCTCGGCCAGCGAGCGGTGCTCGGGAGTAGCGAGGTGTCGGACGACGGCGAGGAACGTAGTCCCTCGAGCGATCGGACGCAATCCGATGACGACGGCGAAGGCGACTACGCGTTCGTCGAGTACGCCCAGCCGGTGATCGAACTCCATCACTTGGAGGAGAAGGCAAGCGAGGCCGGAATCGACCTGCCCGACGACCACCGGGCCTACTCGCGGCTGCGCGCGGCCCGCAGCACCGACGCGAAGTACGTCCGCGCGGATCGCATCCCAGACGAGGGGTACCGGCTCGACGAGGATCCCGCGGAGTCGACGGCGCTCGATCCGGCGGACGACGACGTCGTCGCCGCGGCCGAACGCGCGCTCGCTCGCTTCGAGGCGGCCGCTGGCGGCGCGTGGGACGATCCGACCGAGACGGACGCCGACCAGGCTGACGCGCTGGCCGAGGCCGACGAGGAGACCCGCGACCGACTGCGCGAACTCGGCTACCTCGAGTGA
- a CDS encoding lysylphosphatidylglycerol synthase transmembrane domain-containing protein: MDERNRRALLIGGFGTIAVFAVLFFLVGARDIVDSLLSATPSLVVATFALALCWLAAWSLMLRTVLGSLGVHVPAGKAFFVYAGAVFANNVTPFGQAGGEPVAALLISKVSDARYETGLAGIASVDVLNVVPSISLILAGVGYYATTAAVGERLETAVGSAIALIAAIVLAMAFVWRHRHAIVERLPAVIAPRIGRFGFIGSDPETFEANLADRMGRFFENIERVATDRGRLSAVVGLSLAGWLLQVAALTAAFAAVGYSVPPYVLLFVIPLANLAGAAPLPGGLGGIEAAFVTLLVPTTGIPASAVTAAVLIFRGAIYWMPVLIGGVSVSAFGVQTLE, from the coding sequence ATGGACGAGCGAAACCGGCGGGCACTCCTCATCGGCGGCTTCGGCACGATCGCCGTCTTCGCCGTGCTGTTTTTCCTCGTCGGCGCGCGCGACATCGTCGACTCGCTGCTCTCGGCGACGCCCTCGCTGGTCGTCGCGACCTTCGCTCTCGCGCTGTGCTGGCTGGCCGCGTGGAGTCTCATGCTCCGGACCGTCCTCGGCTCCCTCGGCGTCCACGTACCGGCCGGAAAGGCGTTCTTCGTCTACGCCGGCGCCGTCTTCGCCAACAACGTCACCCCGTTCGGTCAGGCCGGCGGGGAACCGGTCGCGGCGCTGCTCATCTCGAAGGTCTCCGACGCGCGCTACGAGACCGGGCTGGCCGGCATCGCGAGCGTCGACGTGCTCAACGTCGTCCCCTCGATCTCGCTCATTCTCGCCGGGGTCGGCTACTACGCCACCACCGCCGCCGTCGGCGAGCGCCTCGAGACCGCCGTCGGCTCGGCCATCGCGCTGATCGCGGCGATCGTCCTCGCGATGGCGTTCGTCTGGCGGCATCGGCACGCGATCGTCGAGCGCCTTCCGGCCGTCATCGCCCCCCGGATCGGGCGGTTCGGGTTCATCGGATCCGATCCCGAGACGTTCGAGGCAAATCTGGCGGATCGGATGGGGCGGTTCTTCGAGAACATCGAGCGCGTCGCGACGGATCGGGGACGACTCTCCGCCGTGGTCGGCCTCTCGCTGGCCGGCTGGCTCCTTCAGGTGGCCGCGCTCACGGCCGCGTTCGCCGCAGTAGGCTACAGCGTTCCGCCGTACGTGCTGTTGTTCGTGATCCCGCTGGCGAACCTCGCCGGCGCGGCGCCCCTGCCCGGCGGCCTCGGCGGGATCGAGGCGGCGTTCGTCACGCTGCTCGTGCCGACGACCGGCATCCCGGCGTCGGCAGTCACGGCGGCCGTCCTCATCTTCCGCGGTGCGATCTACTGGATGCCCGTCCTGATCGGCGGCGTGTCGGTGTCGGCGTTCGGCGTGCAGACGCTCGAGTGA
- a CDS encoding metal-dependent hydrolase yields the protein MYREGHVGFNALLYAPFVPLVSRYWSLELAVLGAVLAVGLANLPDIDQPLPRIRHRGPTHTLWFAVFVGLAAGVGTTLVVPSTPVAFRFGFVVGTASVLTHLAGDVVTPMGISPLAPLSRTHVTLDWFKSKNGRINKSVLFVGTVVLLGSLLLTIEGRAGLGVPAL from the coding sequence ATGTACCGCGAGGGTCACGTCGGATTCAACGCGCTGCTGTACGCCCCCTTCGTCCCCCTGGTGAGCCGGTACTGGTCGCTCGAGCTGGCGGTCCTTGGAGCGGTGCTGGCCGTCGGACTGGCCAACCTCCCCGATATCGATCAGCCGCTCCCGCGGATTCGCCACCGCGGCCCGACGCACACGCTCTGGTTCGCCGTCTTCGTCGGACTCGCGGCCGGCGTCGGGACGACGCTGGTCGTCCCCTCGACGCCCGTCGCCTTCCGGTTCGGATTCGTCGTCGGGACCGCCAGCGTTCTCACCCACCTCGCGGGCGACGTCGTCACCCCGATGGGGATCAGCCCGCTGGCCCCGCTCTCGCGGACCCACGTGACGCTCGACTGGTTCAAATCCAAGAACGGCCGGATCAACAAGAGCGTCCTGTTCGTCGGAACGGTCGTGTTACTCGGGTCGTTGCTCCTGACGATCGAGGGGAGAGCGGGGCTCGGCGTGCCGGCCCTCTAA
- a CDS encoding metal-dependent hydrolase encodes MELGRVAFLAGAFATHAVVGYALARGFTDADPRVGLVFGLLPDADFLFPAAWGWPLVHRGLTHTPLFAAAVVVGTYAIRRNRDLTLAVGLAIGSHLAIDSLSPLGIDWLFPVAATAGPGVPVHGPAMTGALWAASIAILAWRTDALRSLRRRVASSSRS; translated from the coding sequence ATGGAGCTGGGACGGGTCGCCTTTCTCGCCGGCGCGTTCGCCACCCACGCCGTCGTCGGCTACGCCCTCGCCCGCGGGTTCACCGACGCCGACCCGCGGGTCGGGCTCGTCTTCGGACTCCTGCCGGACGCGGACTTCCTGTTCCCCGCGGCGTGGGGCTGGCCGCTTGTTCACCGCGGACTCACCCACACGCCGCTGTTCGCTGCTGCGGTCGTCGTCGGAACCTACGCGATCCGTCGGAACCGAGACCTCACTCTCGCCGTCGGGTTGGCGATCGGTTCCCACCTCGCGATCGACTCGCTCTCTCCCTTGGGAATCGACTGGCTGTTCCCCGTCGCGGCGACCGCCGGTCCGGGCGTTCCCGTTCACGGGCCGGCGATGACGGGGGCGCTCTGGGCGGCGTCGATCGCCATCCTCGCGTGGCGAACGGACGCCCTGCGGTCGCTTCGACGGCGAGTGGCGTCCTCGAGCCGGTCCTGA
- a CDS encoding DedA family protein has product MEPLQLEGLPSWLESLFASEFAFAVLLGICILEGAMMLRFMPSELVVPAALALMGSSIPKVSAIVAVAVIGTTIGQFFLFCLVRRAGREYVVQKRWFPLTESRLERFDGWFDRWGGIAVAVSNTMLVVRGLLTVPAGLSEMDGRTFVALSAIGSLSFQSILAALYLFGGYLLAL; this is encoded by the coding sequence ATGGAACCGCTTCAACTCGAGGGACTGCCGTCCTGGCTCGAGTCGCTGTTCGCGTCGGAGTTCGCGTTCGCGGTGTTGCTCGGGATCTGCATCCTCGAGGGCGCGATGATGTTGCGGTTCATGCCGAGCGAACTGGTCGTACCGGCCGCGCTGGCGCTGATGGGGTCCTCGATTCCGAAGGTCTCCGCGATCGTCGCCGTCGCTGTCATCGGGACGACGATCGGCCAGTTCTTCCTGTTCTGTCTCGTCCGGCGCGCCGGCCGGGAGTACGTCGTCCAGAAGCGGTGGTTTCCGCTCACCGAGTCGCGCCTCGAGCGCTTCGACGGCTGGTTCGACCGCTGGGGCGGGATCGCCGTCGCCGTGAGCAATACGATGCTGGTCGTCAGAGGGCTGCTCACCGTTCCCGCCGGGCTCTCGGAGATGGACGGTCGGACGTTCGTCGCCCTGTCGGCGATTGGGTCGCTGTCCTTCCAGTCGATCCTCGCCGCCCTCTACCTGTTCGGCGGCTACCTGCTGGCGCTGTGA